The nucleotide sequence agatggaaggttaggtgtttttttttttaattaattaatttctaaaattaatttttttaaaaatatttttcaatgtttacatgattccttttctttccttcccctcttcccttcccagtcccAGAGCCAAAAAGCATTTCTACtaagttatacaaatgttatcacttgatacctatttccatattattcatttttgcaatagagtaatcttttaaagcctaaacctcaaatcacatacccatatatgcatgtgatcaatcatatgtttttcttcctcatttctactcccaccatTCATTCTtgtgatgtggatagcattctttctcagaagtctaAGGGTCTtcttaaaaaaactatataataagaataatagctcCCCCAGTCATATGGAAAATATCCTGAGCTGCATGAGAGAATTGTGTTTCTGAAATACTTTCAGAAAAGTAAGTAGAATATTGAAGAGAATGCTTATCTTGaagtcaagattcaaatccagtttcaggcACTGtggtgtgaccctatgcaagtcacttgaACTGCAGAACAGCATTTGCCTCAATTTCgttatctgtaagatggggataataatagcatgtacctcccaaggttgtcattggaatcaaatgaggtaataattgtaaagtggtTAGCACTTagaaagtaaatatataaatgttagctattatcattactattaattAAATGCTAATTCTTAATGGATTATAATTATTGATGTGAAATATGaagagtgtttttaaaaatagttaacatTAATGGAATGTAAATGTTTTAGTACTTGGACGGAATAAGAAATTAAACATAGTCCTGATCAGAGGACTTTATTCATCtgaatccaaataaaagaaaacagggggaggctcagcagatagaaagccagacctggagatgggaggtcctgggttcaaatttggcctcagaaacttcccaactgtgtgaccttgggcaagtcacttagccctctttgcctagccctgactactcttctgccttggaactaatacttaagaTCAATTCCAaactaagagtttaaaaaaaaaaaggaaaggaagaccaagttaaaaaaaaaaaaaggttcaaagtAGCATGTATTTAAAGTTAGAAGAAAGTCTGAGATCATCAGTCAGTCCATCTCCAAGCACTTACTAAGCACCCCCACTATATCAGTcagttgacaaacatttattcattacTTAACTGTGTGTCAGTAACACTGTGCTAAGGAagcggggtggggggtggggtccttgccctcaaggacctcccattctaatgggacagaaaacatgaaaataattgcatGCTCATAAGAGATATACCAAACAGAGGAGAAGAAATCTCAGAGGGAGGGGAAACAAGTTCTGAATAaactataaagaaaaagagaatcctTACTccaaggagttttcattctaagaaagaggcaagaagtactctctttctctctctctctctctctctctctctctctctctctctctctctctctctctctctctcctctctctctctctctctctctctctctctctctctctctctctctttctctcttcatggagaaagggagagggagaaagNNNNNNNNNNNNNNNNNNNNNNNNNNNNNNNNNNNNNNNNNNNNNNNNNNNNNNNNNNNNNNNNNNNNNNNNNNNNNNNNNNNNNNNNNNNNNNNNNNNNNNNNNNNNNNNNNNNNNNNNNNNNNNNNNNNNNNNNNNNNNNNNNNNNNNNNNNNNNNNNNNNNNNNNNNNNNNNNNNNNNNNNNNNNNNNNNNNNNNNNNNNNNNNNNNNNNNNNNNNNNNNNNNNNNNNNNNNNNNNNNNNNNNNNNNNNNNNNNNNNNNNNNNNNNNNNNNNNNNNNNNNNNNNNNNNNNNNNNNNNNNNNtctctctctctctctctctctctctctctctctctctctctctctctctctttctctcttcatggagaaagggagagggagaaaggagtgggaaggaggagaggggaacATAAAAGAGGGGAACAGAAAGAGGAGCAAaagttaggagagagagagagagagagagagagagagagagaagatagagagaggggggagggagggagggaagagaaggaaggcactCACATTTATAGAAAACTTTTTTAGTATACTTTTTTCAGAAAGGTTTTCAGCACATTTTGCTTACAATAATTCTGTGGCATAAATTGGGCCAacattactatcctcattttacaggtgaggtaactgagggccagagagatGTATCAATTTGCTTTTCTGTTAAATATAACCAGTATCAGAGAGACAGGATTTCAACCCAACTCCAGATCCAAGGAGTTTTCCATTCCATGATGCAATCTCTGGTTCTGTATattcatttctaattttgttctCCAGCCCCAACCATCCTGACTTCCCCATTATTTTCCTCTATCTACTGCACAGTGTAAATTAACTCTGTGTCCTGTTCTCTCAATCCACAGGAAAGCGAAGATTTGGAAAAACAGAATGCAGCTCTCCGCAAGGAGATCAAGCAGTTGACGGAGGAAATGAAGTATTTCACCTCAGTGCTGAGCAGCCATGAGCCACTGTGCTCTGTCTTGGCCACCACATCCCCACCACCCCCTGAGATGGTCTATGGTACCCATGCCTTCCACCAGCCGCATGTCAGTTCCCCGAGATTCCAGCCGTGATCTCAACCACCAGGGGAAGAATGTTAGAGACTTAGACATTCAATTGCAGAAAGATTCCTCACTAGGATTTCCAGTGGGAAAGTCCAGTGGGAAGacacaaaataaggaaaaagacttgtacgaaaatatttatagccactctttgtggtggcaaaaaattggaaaatgagagaatgtcctttggggaatggctgaacaaattgtgatatctgttggttatgctcaaagtaataaagaaccggaggaattccatgtgaattggaacaacctccaagaattgatccagagtgaaaggtgcagaaccaggagaaccttatacacagagacaattttttttttttttttttatcctgggactccattctaggagcatagggccacaaccagtaggaaatgggtcgctcagggtcacccagctgggaagtgtctgagcccggatttgaacctaggacctttcgtctctaggcctggctctcaatccactgagctagcccagctgcccctactttaggttgcagtttctttagcagatgtagtttttacagggtggggttgctagccccacgcccaaccctcctcctttttcatccgggctagggacctgtccttagcccaggagtggtaagggtgggcgataagggtcaagtgacttgcccaaggtcacacagctggaagtgtccgaggccggacttgaacctaggacctccagtctctaggcctggctctcaatccactgagccactcagccacacagagacagatatactgtggcacaattgaatgtaatggacttctctactagcagcaatgcaatgatccagaacaattctgaaggacttataagacaaaatgctatccacatccatagaaagaactgtgggagcagaaacacagaagaaaaacaattgcttgattacatggttctatggggatatgattggggatgtagactctaaaggatcatcctaatgcaaatattaataatatggaaataggtcttgagcaatgacacatgtaaaacccagtggaattgctcattggctatgggaggggggagggaggatgggagggaaagaacatgaatcatataaccatgaaaaaatattcttaattaattaattaactaaataaacttaatttaaaaaaagaagatgcaAAGTTCTGgtgaaggaaatagaaactgTTTTTGCAATAGCATCCTCATCTGTCTCCCACTGAATTCTGTCCCAGCTTTAGAAAGAAGGATGTGGAGAGTGGAGTTAGGAAATGGAGTCTTGAAGGCACTGTATATAGAGGATGAATGATGGGTATAAACATAGCATCTAGTTTTGCCCAACATACGTGTGTATCTGTACTTTTCATTGGAGGTATGATCAATAGCAACCGTAGTTCCAGGACCTGCCAAGACTTCCTTTGTTACTACATTGTCCCTCTTCTGATCTACTGCCACCTAGCATGATCAGGTCAGTTGATAGTGTCCCTCCCAAAGTTAGTTtccctttatttaatttttatctgtttttattcAGATTGTTCCCCCTTTctctccaatagaatataaacttctttgtaaaaattggttttttgattacattaaattcctagatatctccttccctccattccctctCTACAcaagagaaagcatcatttgaccccaaaaaaagtatatttaaactATGTCTTCCATGTTactatttatgtttttttctggaggtggacatttacAAGTTTTCTTAAAACATTATTTCTGTAGTTGTATATATAGTGTtctcttgttctgctcatttcgcttttcataattttatataggtctttcaattttttaacactttttttttctcctctctcccaagAGATCCTTAAAACTCTTGATGTAGGAGGAAAACCCCACCCATCAACCCTGATTTCATgttatcttcctctcttcccataCTGGGAAGAAATACAGTTACCAAGGTCTTTAGGGACTTATGCTTTCTTGCAAGATGGCCAGTCTAAAACTTGCCAGAGGACTGGCTACACATCCACAAAGTGTCTGTCCATCCCTTCCCTTGAAAACCTCTAATTACAGGCAACCAGATATTTCCCAAGGCAGTCTAGTTGTTTCCCTTTTGGAGAGCACTTAATTGTTaggtttttcctgacatcaagactAAATCTGCTTCAATGCAATTTCCACCAATTCTTCCTAGTTCTATCTTTGGGGGCCAAATAGAAAAAGTCGAATGTCTTCCACAGAAGAGAGACTTTCAAGTTCTTCAAGATAACTATCATCATTTCCTCCTCCCTCTGAACCTTCCTCTCCACCCCTCAcctgccccacccccaactctTCCACCTCCCAAGAATCTTTCCTCCAGTCTAAACATACTCTGTTCCTTCAATCAATGAACCATCACAGAACAATATCAGGTCTGCATTGATCAGGGGTGTGTCTGATAAGTCCTCTCTGGTCTTCTGCACAACTTCTAGGGTGTCACTGTGAAGCCAACTGTGAAGGCtatccccttctaatggtaagtcagGGATTAGTGTTGCTGGACTGATGTTCTTGCATTGAtggaaggttaagttctcattgGTTAGTAATATCGCTTGGTACTGGGAGAGACATTGTGAGGTAAAAGCTTAGAGGTTTGTATTCCACAGTGTGGTTTCGATTATTGGTGCGCTGATTGGATAATGCTGTGGATCTGACTGGTGGCTGTCTTCCCCTTCCCAAGAGCTTTGgatatattcaccactcaggaaaggtactttgtaacaaacaactatatttaattctagcttagcagggttaggaacaaggtaaaggatggaggatttgggaattTTATTGCTAATtatctaaataaatgtttgaagctATAGTGGTTGCTGGATCAGATAGAGACTGGAGATTCTTCACCCCTTTGctaactctggcttgacttggccGAAGCCAAGACAAATATTAGGGAAGGCTGTTGATGATCTTCTTGAATGATAGTAGTGCTATTCTCTCACAGCTCTATTGTTGATGGTTATAatagctctctagctctctcaggcAAGACATTTTTTCAGATTGCAGATATAGGGCCTACCCTCTCTCTCTtgaacctcccacctcccaagattGCTCCAGACTGAGCTGtcttgtgctgtgcatgatgggtatttatagggttggctccaactgacttttggctCTGGCTCACGGCACTTGGGTACATTCCGAGGTCTCCAACTGAcagtcttgtcactcaaagtgatatccatcttgtcccagaaattcattataacataAGTCAAGGCCTTTTAATTCAGTGACTCTCCACTGAACATTCTTTAGCttcccagtttttcctctgaTGTGCAAAACTGAACCCAAGATGTGGCCAGATCATGGTAAATTAAAGCAAGACCCTAAGGTATTTAATGGGATGAATGCTTCCTCCAtcattaaaaagaaggaaaaaaaaaggtctcaAAACTCACCAGCCACTATGTTTTTACTGGATTGTGTCTGactgttaattaattaatcattctAAAAACATATTAAGGGATGAACTGTGCTAGGTCCTAGGAGCAATACATAAACAAGTAAGACACAATTCCTGCCATCAggacaggaattcttaacctggagtccatggaTTTGGATAGATAAAAAACTCCagctttctttttatataaatagaTTTCTTTATAATTCTCTGTGTTTTATTCTGTGCATTTAATTCTGAGAAGGAATATCTAGGCTTAATTAGACAGTCAAAGGGGCACTTGTGAAAGAGGTGGGTTTGACTGGTTAAAAAAGTGATGAAATCAAGTCTGTAGGTGTTGAGTTTGGCCAGGTCCTAAGAGCAAGATGGCTACTCTCCAACCTGAGAATCTTACAAACAGCAATCTGACTTTTCTTGGTTTTGATGAAACAGGTTTAATAAAGTAGATAATCAAGATCAGGTGAGGATGGTGGGGTAGGGGGTTCCCTAGGCTGATAAAACCTACACTTCTCCCAGAACCCACTTACCCATAAGAGTAATCTTCAGTCTCCAATAAAATTGGAGCTACTCTGATCTGCCTCTCTACCTATATCCCCCCAAAATCTCCCTGTTCTAGCTGCTTAACTCTACAGTCATTCCAAAAAGTTCTGGTTGACAAATAAAGTAAGTTGCTGGATTAGAATATGTTATCCAGTGATCTAGTCACCAAAGACTGCAAGCTGAGCTTGCAGAGGTAGCTTAATAattcagatagatagatagagtttCCTCAGACCGGGAGATGATGGCAGGAATCACAGTAGATTGGATAGGCTCCAAACAGAGTACACAGGACACTCCAAAAACTGAATCAGACAAGAAGGCAATCCAGGAGTTGTGATTTTTCACTGCTCCCCAAGTCTCTTCTCAGAGGCTAGCTGGAATCATGCAGGAAGGGACAGGAATTGGAAAAGGATCTCAGAAGGATCTCAGTCTGGATCAGAGGGAGAGCCAAGTCCGCAAGCTCTGAACTCACTCATTCCTTCTAACCCCCTCCAACCTCAGGCTCATAATTAAATCCTTAGAACTCTCAGAATTCCAAGCATCCTCCTGCACATTCTCTCCTTTGCACCCTGAGCAAAATCTTGCATTTTCTATTCTGCCACACATCACAtttcctttaatttatatttctttccttcacttggcacaaaaaaggttaagaactcttgcctCGGTGAGGTAGGCAACAGCTGTAGTGCCCAGCATGGTGCAAAATTTAGGAGCTTACTATCTGATAAGagggattgttgttgttcagtcatttttaaatcTTGTCTGActttctggagttttcttggccaagaaactggaatggtttgccatcactttctcaaattcattttatagatatggaaactgaggcaattttagggttaagtaatttgcctaggatTACTCAGCTGGTAAAtatttgaagctggatttaaactcagattttcctggtaGCGaggtccagcattttatccacttcaccaccgAGTAGCTGGTAGGAGTGATATTtgatgaataaagtacaaatTATAATAGgttttgctttaaaatatatatatatatatatatatatatagatagatagatagatagatagatagatatagatatatatcctcaccttctgtcttagtatcttagtatcagttccaagacaggagagaggcaagggctaggaaactggggttgagtaatttgcccagattcacttaggaagtgtctgaggccatatttaatcCAAGACTTCTCAAATTatatgttggtttatttttttaaacccttaccttccatcttagaactaatagtatatattggttccaggctggaagagtggtaagggctaggcagtgggagttaagtgacttgcccaagtcacactgctaggaagtactTTAggcttatttgaacccaggatttccccatcttctagccctggctttcaatccattgagacCTCTAGCTGTctcctattatatatatatatatatttatttatttatttatttaaatgtgtatttaaatatgtatatttaaacctttatcttctgtcttagaatcaatactgtgtattggtcctaagccagaagagcagtaagggctgggtaatgaggattaagtgacttgctcagggtcacacagctaggaaataactgaggtcagattttgaactaggacctcccatctctgggcttgactctcaatctactgcaTCATCTAACTGCCTTCCCTGCcttataatacatttttaaattttttaaattaattttcaaattaaaaatattttttccatggttccacaATTCTTGttgttttcctcccctctcccagagttgacaagcaattccattgggttatatatacatacatacatacatacatacatatatattaaaaaaatgtgtttttaagaGGAGTAATAATACAATGAAATCATATGATGGGGGGGTGGCTTTAAGTCAGCTCCACTGGGGAATGGAACCCTTCCTGACCCACAATGGAAGAGGCATCATGGTACTGTAGAAAGAAGGATGGACGCAGGATCAGAAGACACAGGTTctcatcctagctgtgtggccttggacaaacttctctctgttttcagtttattcttctgtaagcaatgggtggggaggggagaaggatctGGTTCCCTCTTTGATGTAATAACAGGAAGCAAAGGGCAGTTAACAAAAGTACTGAGTTAATAATATGCTAATGAAGTACAAAGACACGTTAATAGTCTGTCCCCTTCCTTATGAAAAGTGTCTCCTTAGCAGAATTAGAAAAACTGTCTAGCCTTGTCCTCCCTTTAGAAAGATGGAGTTGTTTCCCTTGATTGAATGATACGGGGTGATAACGTTGACTGAAATGAAGATTAGGCATATCTCAATGGTCCTACCAAAGCTGAGCCCGCCAGGTCAGTCCAGGCAGAAGCCAGCGATTGAGGAAGAATCCAGTGTTTGAGAAGGAATTCCTTTTGGTTGGGAGAAAGCCATTCCCTCAGCTCCTTGTCCACCACTGGCCATTAGCTGCTTGGAGCAGACTCATACCGAGGCAGACACAGACTCGGAGATACAGTCACTGTAGGCTAATTCAAGGAGCCGGGCTTCTGGCagcaaagaagagagatgagTCTGGATTTAGGAGGGAGATAAGCCCAGCAAGGAGCTAACCTATGGAGAGAAGCAGGCTCAGGAGCCCAATTAGATTATCTGCCTAAAAGAAATGTTACACTCATGGAGAACACTGTGAGATccatgaggaaagaaaagaacatcgAGGCTCTACAGTATAAGAAGAATGAGTTGCCTTGGatacatatattctttaaaaaaaaaaaaaaaaacctttatcttctatcctaggatcaattctaagacagaagaaaggcaagggttaggcaatcagggtcaagtgacttgtccagtatcaaacagctaggaagcatctaagatggatttgaactcaggtcctcccgaCTCTAGTCCTAGCATTCCACCACTGTACTACCTAGGTGCCCCCAGCTGTATATTCCTTACCCATGTGCCTTTAGACTACTGTTTGAGCCCATTTTCCCCCAAAGATGCTGTGCATATTTGTGAGAGATTATACCACAGATTTATAGGAGGAAGATTTATAGCTACTGTTCCTAATACATCATGTTAATGAGTTAATTGATGGGATACCCACCAGTAGGGGATCTATCAGCCAGAGTTTTTGGAGTGTAGACTTAGAAAGTAGCCTAAAACCTAAAAAGTGCCTTCTGGGGACCCACCTTTAAATGTTAGTGCCAGCTGAGAAATGAGCCCAGAGGGGCAACTACAGCTAAATGAAAGGATTTGACTAGAGATGCTCTAaggcctctcccagctctgaagTTCTGTGATTCTCTCAGCTT is from Gracilinanus agilis isolate LMUSP501 chromosome 2, AgileGrace, whole genome shotgun sequence and encodes:
- the BATF gene encoding basic leucine zipper transcriptional factor ATF-like, translated to MKLVQPLETSAMPHSSDSSDSSFSRSPPPSNKQDSSDDVRKVQRREKNRIAAQKSRQRQTQKADTLHLESEDLEKQNAALRKEIKQLTEEMKYFTSVLSSHEPLCSVLATTSPPPPEMVYGTHAFHQPHVSSPRFQP